A stretch of Vigna angularis cultivar LongXiaoDou No.4 chromosome 4, ASM1680809v1, whole genome shotgun sequence DNA encodes these proteins:
- the LOC108343502 gene encoding mitogen-activated protein kinase kinase kinase 5 isoform X2, producing MSNANCNKPSSPQPTIKQRRLTRQGRLRYLSDKDAGLHSTTSLPASPLPSFKSGSASDHWSSSAVPQPLPRPDSPLTRRYDHHQLGSPPFEQPGFAFRRSVDHDAVRSIRSTSNLGRPSFDPVASNAKHDLRVNIPPARVLAGNTSSCKDHIERSQDNDSENVSDFRLHFSAKSAPNSIFSSPVTSPRRSSNVDFYDPSIIFHQDFNDILRVSPVKTAQSPDRTPLRSPGSLLNPEGSQSQLHKHSSRVLPENNHVDAHPLPLPPRASPPPAQSSPQHQPSIVHLTVDNSPSMKGQWQKGKLIGRGSYGSVYHATNLETGASCAMKEVEMFPDDPKSADCIKQLEQEIRILRQLHHPNIVQYYGSELDGDRLYIYMEYVHPGSLDKFMHDHCGAMTESVVRNFTRHILSGLAYLHSTKTIHRDIKGANLLVDATGMVKLADFGVSKILTEKSYELSLKGSPYWMAPELMKAAIKKESSPDVAMAIDIWSLGCTIIEMLTGKPPWREYEGPQAMFKVLHKSPKIPENLSSDGQDFLQQCFRRNPADRPSAALLLTHAFVQNLHDQDALLHSQGQSCPRGDPGSGDDSSRHSPANSSRSNNRGVPASIGARFLHKIQNLIGDTSKKYDSEESDHVTSSRNSPCSMTEVNSPKSSALNYMANSSNIPLTTVMRIIRHI from the exons aTGAGCAACGCCAACTGTAACAAGCCTTCTTCTCCCCAACCTACGATTAAACAACGTAGGCTCACTCGACAGGGGAGGCTCCGATACCTCAGTGACAAAGACGCTGGTCTGCATTCCACCACTTCTCTACCCGCTTCTCCTCTTCCCTCTTTCAAGTCCGGTTCAGCTTCTGACCACTGGTCTTCCTCTGCGGTTCCGCAACCGCTTCCGCGTCCCGACTCCCCGTTGACTCGTCGATACGATCATCATCAACTCGGATCGCCCCCTTTCGAACAGCCTGGCTTCGCTTTTCGCAG GTCGGTGGATCATGATGCGGTGAGAAGTATAAGGTCTACCAGCAATTTGGGTAGACCTTCTTTTGATCCAGTGGCTTCAAATGCCAAACACGATTTAAGAGTGAACATTCCACCTGCAAGAGTGTTGGCAG GCAATACCAGTTCATGTAAAGATCACATAGAACGCTCTCAAGATAATGACTCTGAAAATGTTTCCGACTTCAGATTGCATTTTTCGGCCAAGAGTGCCCCCAACAGCATATTCTCCAGCCCTGTTACTAGTCCACGTAGATCCAGCAATGTAGATTTCTATGATCCTTCCATCATTTTTCATCAAGATTTTAATGACATTTTGAGAGTGTCACCGGTTAAAACTGCTCAGAGTCCAGACCGGACTCCTCTGCGCAGCCCAGGGAGCCTCCTCAATCCAGAGGGAAGTCAGAGTCAGCTTCATAAACATAGCTCAAGAGTGTTGCCTGAAAATAATCATGTTGATGCACATCCACTGCCCCTTCCTCCTAGAGCGTCACCACCACCAGCACAGTCATCTCCCCAGCATCAACCAAGTATCGTGCACCTCACCGTAGATAATTCGCCTTCAATGAAAGGTCAATGGCAGAAAGGAAAACTTATAGGGCGGGGATCATATGGATCTGTTTATCACGCAACCAACTT AGAGACTGGAGCCTCGTGTGCAATGAAGGAGGTGGAAATGTTCCCTGATGATCCTAAATCTGCTGACTGCATAAAGCAACTCGAACAG GAAATTAGAATTCTCCGTCAATTACACCATCCCAACATTGTGCAGTACTATGGAAGTGAATTA GATGGCGATCGACTGTACATATATATGGAGTATGTTCATCCTGGATCACTTGATAAGTTTATGCATGACCATTGTGGAGCTATGACAGAATCTGTAGTTCGCAACTTCACAAGACATATTCTCTCTGGATTGGCATACTTGCACAGTACCAAGACTATTCACAG GGATATCAAAGGTGCAAACTTGTTGGTCGATGCAACGGGCATGGTTAAACTTGCGGATTTCGGGGTTTCAAAAATT CTGACAGAGAAATCATATGAACTTTCATTGAAGGGTAGTCCCTACTGGATGGCTCCCGAG CTCATGAAGGCTGCCATAAAGAAAGAATCCAGTCCTGACGTTGCCATGGCCATTGATATATGGAGCTTAGGGTGCACTATCATCGAAATGCTGACAGGAAAACCTCCTTGGAGGGAATACGAAGGG CCGCAAGCCATGTTCAAGGTACTGCACAAATCCCCAAAAATACCAGAAAATTTGTCATCAGATGGACAGGATTTCCTTCAGCAGTGCTTCAGAAGGAATCCGGCAGATCGACCATCGGCAGCACTGCTTCTTACTCATGCCTTTGTACAAAATTTGCACGATCAAGATGCTCTTCTTCATTCACAAGGCCAAAGCTGTCCCAGAGGAGACCCTGGATCTGGA GATGATTCAAGTAGACATAGTCCTGCTAACAGTTCAAGAAGTAATAATCGGGGAGTGCCAGCTTCCATTGGCGCACGGtttttgcataaaattcaaaatttaatagg TGACACTTCGAAAAAATATGACAGCGAGGAATCTGATCATGTCACTTCTTCTCGTAACTCTCCCTGCTCAATGACAGAAGTAAACAGTCCTAAATCTAGTGCCCTCAATTACATGGCCAATTCCAGCAACATACCTCTCACCACCGTTATGAGAATCATCAGGCACATTTGA
- the LOC108343502 gene encoding mitogen-activated protein kinase kinase kinase 5 isoform X1, whose amino-acid sequence MSNANCNKPSSPQPTIKQRRLTRQGRLRYLSDKDAGLHSTTSLPASPLPSFKSGSASDHWSSSAVPQPLPRPDSPLTRRYDHHQLGSPPFEQPGFAFRRRSVDHDAVRSIRSTSNLGRPSFDPVASNAKHDLRVNIPPARVLAGNTSSCKDHIERSQDNDSENVSDFRLHFSAKSAPNSIFSSPVTSPRRSSNVDFYDPSIIFHQDFNDILRVSPVKTAQSPDRTPLRSPGSLLNPEGSQSQLHKHSSRVLPENNHVDAHPLPLPPRASPPPAQSSPQHQPSIVHLTVDNSPSMKGQWQKGKLIGRGSYGSVYHATNLETGASCAMKEVEMFPDDPKSADCIKQLEQEIRILRQLHHPNIVQYYGSELDGDRLYIYMEYVHPGSLDKFMHDHCGAMTESVVRNFTRHILSGLAYLHSTKTIHRDIKGANLLVDATGMVKLADFGVSKILTEKSYELSLKGSPYWMAPELMKAAIKKESSPDVAMAIDIWSLGCTIIEMLTGKPPWREYEGPQAMFKVLHKSPKIPENLSSDGQDFLQQCFRRNPADRPSAALLLTHAFVQNLHDQDALLHSQGQSCPRGDPGSGDDSSRHSPANSSRSNNRGVPASIGARFLHKIQNLIGDTSKKYDSEESDHVTSSRNSPCSMTEVNSPKSSALNYMANSSNIPLTTVMRIIRHI is encoded by the exons aTGAGCAACGCCAACTGTAACAAGCCTTCTTCTCCCCAACCTACGATTAAACAACGTAGGCTCACTCGACAGGGGAGGCTCCGATACCTCAGTGACAAAGACGCTGGTCTGCATTCCACCACTTCTCTACCCGCTTCTCCTCTTCCCTCTTTCAAGTCCGGTTCAGCTTCTGACCACTGGTCTTCCTCTGCGGTTCCGCAACCGCTTCCGCGTCCCGACTCCCCGTTGACTCGTCGATACGATCATCATCAACTCGGATCGCCCCCTTTCGAACAGCCTGGCTTCGCTTTTCGCAG aagGTCGGTGGATCATGATGCGGTGAGAAGTATAAGGTCTACCAGCAATTTGGGTAGACCTTCTTTTGATCCAGTGGCTTCAAATGCCAAACACGATTTAAGAGTGAACATTCCACCTGCAAGAGTGTTGGCAG GCAATACCAGTTCATGTAAAGATCACATAGAACGCTCTCAAGATAATGACTCTGAAAATGTTTCCGACTTCAGATTGCATTTTTCGGCCAAGAGTGCCCCCAACAGCATATTCTCCAGCCCTGTTACTAGTCCACGTAGATCCAGCAATGTAGATTTCTATGATCCTTCCATCATTTTTCATCAAGATTTTAATGACATTTTGAGAGTGTCACCGGTTAAAACTGCTCAGAGTCCAGACCGGACTCCTCTGCGCAGCCCAGGGAGCCTCCTCAATCCAGAGGGAAGTCAGAGTCAGCTTCATAAACATAGCTCAAGAGTGTTGCCTGAAAATAATCATGTTGATGCACATCCACTGCCCCTTCCTCCTAGAGCGTCACCACCACCAGCACAGTCATCTCCCCAGCATCAACCAAGTATCGTGCACCTCACCGTAGATAATTCGCCTTCAATGAAAGGTCAATGGCAGAAAGGAAAACTTATAGGGCGGGGATCATATGGATCTGTTTATCACGCAACCAACTT AGAGACTGGAGCCTCGTGTGCAATGAAGGAGGTGGAAATGTTCCCTGATGATCCTAAATCTGCTGACTGCATAAAGCAACTCGAACAG GAAATTAGAATTCTCCGTCAATTACACCATCCCAACATTGTGCAGTACTATGGAAGTGAATTA GATGGCGATCGACTGTACATATATATGGAGTATGTTCATCCTGGATCACTTGATAAGTTTATGCATGACCATTGTGGAGCTATGACAGAATCTGTAGTTCGCAACTTCACAAGACATATTCTCTCTGGATTGGCATACTTGCACAGTACCAAGACTATTCACAG GGATATCAAAGGTGCAAACTTGTTGGTCGATGCAACGGGCATGGTTAAACTTGCGGATTTCGGGGTTTCAAAAATT CTGACAGAGAAATCATATGAACTTTCATTGAAGGGTAGTCCCTACTGGATGGCTCCCGAG CTCATGAAGGCTGCCATAAAGAAAGAATCCAGTCCTGACGTTGCCATGGCCATTGATATATGGAGCTTAGGGTGCACTATCATCGAAATGCTGACAGGAAAACCTCCTTGGAGGGAATACGAAGGG CCGCAAGCCATGTTCAAGGTACTGCACAAATCCCCAAAAATACCAGAAAATTTGTCATCAGATGGACAGGATTTCCTTCAGCAGTGCTTCAGAAGGAATCCGGCAGATCGACCATCGGCAGCACTGCTTCTTACTCATGCCTTTGTACAAAATTTGCACGATCAAGATGCTCTTCTTCATTCACAAGGCCAAAGCTGTCCCAGAGGAGACCCTGGATCTGGA GATGATTCAAGTAGACATAGTCCTGCTAACAGTTCAAGAAGTAATAATCGGGGAGTGCCAGCTTCCATTGGCGCACGGtttttgcataaaattcaaaatttaatagg TGACACTTCGAAAAAATATGACAGCGAGGAATCTGATCATGTCACTTCTTCTCGTAACTCTCCCTGCTCAATGACAGAAGTAAACAGTCCTAAATCTAGTGCCCTCAATTACATGGCCAATTCCAGCAACATACCTCTCACCACCGTTATGAGAATCATCAGGCACATTTGA
- the LOC108343466 gene encoding serpin-ZX, whose amino-acid sequence MDLRESISNQTDVALSMTKLLVSKEARDKNFVYSPLSLHVVLSIIAAGSKGPTLDQLLSFLRSKSTDHLNSFASQLVTVVLSDAYPAGGPRLSFADGVWVEQTLSLLPSFKQLVNTDYKATLASVDFQTKAVEVANEVNYWAEKETNGLVKELLPAGSVDSTTRLIFANALYFKGAWNETFDASITKDHDFHLLDGKSVKVPFMTSKKKQFIRSFEGFKVLGLPYKQGEDKRQFTMYFFLPDAKDGLPALVEKLASESEFLERKLPNHQLEVGDFRIPRFKVSFGFEASDVLKELGVVLPFTVGGLTEMVESPVGQNLCVSDIFHKSFIEVNEEGTEAAAATAATILLRGALSSSKIDFVADHPFLFLIREDLTGTVLFMGQVLDPRAG is encoded by the exons ATGGACCTGCGTGAATCGATCAGCAACCAAACCGATGTTGCCCTGAGCATGACAAAGCTGTTGGTGTCGAAGGAAGCTCGGGACAAGAACTTCGTGTATTCGCCGCTGTCGTTGCACGTTGTTCTCAGCATCATCGCTGCGGGCTCCAAGGGTCCCACACTCGATCAGCTTCTCTCCTTCCTCCGATCCAAGTCCACCGACCATCTCAACTCCTTCGCCTCTCAGCTCGTCACCGTCGTACTCTCCGATGCCTATCCCGCCGGCGGGCCTCGACTCTCCTTCGCCGACGGCGTCTGGGTTGAGCAAAccctctctcttcttccttccttcAAACAGCTTGTCAACACTGATTACAAGGCAACTTTGGCTTCGGTTGATTTCCAGACCAAG gCTGTTGAAGTGGCCAACGAAGTTAATTATTGGGCCGAAAAGGAGACAAATGGCCTTGTAAAAGAACTTCTTCCTGCTGGATCTGTTGACAGTACAACCAGACTCATCTTTGCAAATGCACTGTACTTCAAAGGAGCGTGGAATGAGACGTTTGATGCTTCAATTACAAAAGACCATGATTTCCACCTTCTTGATGGCAAATCAGTCAAGGTTCCCTTCATGACTAGCAAGAAGAAGCAGTTCATAAGGTCTTTTGAGGGTTTTAAAGTCCTTGGTCTTCCCTACAAGCAAGGCGAAGATAAACGCCAATTCACCATGTACTTTTTCCTTCCAGATGCAAAAGATGGGCTGCCAGCTTTGGTTGAGAAGTTGGCTTCTGAATCTGAGTTCTTGGAACGCAAGCTTCCTAATCACCAATTGGAAGTAGGGGATTTCAGGATCCCAAGATTCAAAGTTTCTTTTGGGTTTGAAGCCTCTGATGTGCTGAAGGAACTTGGAGTGGTTTTACCTTTCACTGTTGGAGGTTTGACAGAAATGGTGGAGTCTCCTGTGGGTCAAAATCTGTGTGTTTCTGATATATTTCACAAGTCTTTTATTGAAGTAAACGAAGAAGGTACTGAAGCTGCAGCGGCTACTGCTGCAACTATACTGTTGAGGGGTGCTCTGTCTTCGTCTAAAATAGACTTCGTAGCTGACCACCCTTTCTTGTTCCTCATCAGAGAAGATTTAACTGGAACAGTACTCTTTATGGGCCAGGTGCTCGATCCTCGTGCTGGATGA